Genomic segment of Glutamicibacter sp. JL.03c:
GCCTGCACCGCGAACTGCCCGCCCCCGGATGGCACGAAGAAATTCACTACTCCGGCCGACAGGAAGGCCAGCAGGCCAAAGGTCTGCGGCGTGGACACGGCAATCATCACCTCGGAGATCGCCTCGATGAGCCCGGTGCCGGTCATGATCCCCAAGATGCCGGCATAGAGCGGGAATTGCAGGAGGATCTCGCCGACGTTGGATGCCGAGTGCTTGGTCAGGGCCATCAGTTCGAAAGGATTGCGCACCAGCAGCAGGATCAGGCATAAGAACGACCAATTCACGATGTCCAAGGTCAGCGTCCCGCCCTTGGCAAAATGAATGACCAGATATGCCAGGAGCATCAGCCCCAGCAGCAAGGTCGGCAGGCGGCTGGCATCTACCCGGTCAGCGGGGGTGCTGACCTCATCATCGAGGTCCACGAGCTTTTCCCGTGCATCGGTGCGCAGCTCATGGATCTCATCGTGGCCGCGTGGGGCAACGAGGTACAGGGCCAGCCCCACCAGTACGATGGTCGCGACGATCGCGATCAGGTTCCACGGCGCGAAGATCGTTTCGGAGATGGGCAGGGGAGCGCCGAGCTGCTTGGCGATGAACGAATCCGGAGTGGCGGCGGTGAGCGGCCCGGAACCCGAGTAGCCCATATGCCAGATGACAAATCCAGCAAAGCCGGAGGCGACCAGCAGAGGGAAGTGGACGCGGACATTGCGTGCACGAGCCTGGGCCGCGACCTCGCGCGCCAGCAGCCCGCCGACCACAAGCCCGAGTCCCCAGGTGATCAACGAGGCGATGGCGGCAACGAGAAACACGAAGATGTAGCTGGCCAGCGCAGTTTTGGGGATGCTGCTCAGAGCTCGAAGCATCTTGCGTACTGGACGGGTATTGGCCAGGATGAATCCCAGCATGAGCACCAGCGCCATTTGGGTGATGAAGCTGAGCAGCCCGGACAGGCCATCACCCCAGCTTTGCACGATGAGCGCCGGGGACGAATCCGTGGCGATCAAGGCGAGAATGGCTACGAAGAAGGTCAGCGCGATGGCGAAGACCAATGCCGAAGGGATGAACTTCTCGACAAGACTATTGATCGGGCGCATTGCCCTGGAGGCGGCCGTACCGCCGTGTTTTGCTGTAGGAACACTCATGTTTTCTGCTACCTCAAATCATCATTGACTAGGGACGTGCAACGGTTGCGAGTGTCGTATGGTGACGTGCACCATAGTAGCCAGCGGATTCGGTTCGGCCATGCAGGGGCTGTGGTGCGGGTCGCCACTTCCAGAAGCCGAGGAAAAGCAAACGCCCGACCGGCAGACCGGTCAGGCGTTTGGGAGATTGCAGATGCTGCGCGCTTAGCGCAGGTGCTCATCGTAGAATTCGCGAAGCTGGACGCTCTTCGCCTTGGCGATGTCGTCCCATTCATCGATCGAGGCAGAATCGTCGGCATAATCAGAAGGGATCTTGAAGATCTGCAGAGGCACATCAAAGCGCTGGCAGACGCTGGCGTAGGCATAGCCTTCCATATCCACCAGCGATGCGCCGAGGCTCTTGACATGGGCGCGCTGCCGGTCGTCTGAAACGAAGACATCGCCGGTGGCCATGGTGACCTGGTAATCCTCCAGAAGGACTTCGCCTGTCGGATCAACGTCAGCCGATGGCAAGGGGAAATCGTGCTGGATCAGCTTGGTGACCTGGTAGATGGTGTCCAGGCTGGGGCGGTCTTCGCCCGCATGTCCAACGACTCCGGCGGTACCAAGCACGATGACGTTTTTGATATTGCCGTCGGCGATGGCGCCAGCCAAAGCGACCGAAGCGTTGATTTTGCCGACGCCCGAAATCAGGTGGTCAACATCTGCGAAGGCGACTGCTTCGTCTGCATGCGCAAAGACGAGCAAGGACTTCTGTTCCGACATGAATTTCCCTTCTAAAGAAGTCAGTCCGGGAAATTTCCTGGTCCCGGACGTCCTAAGAAGTCTACCGGTTACGTCGCATTTACGAACGTCGATTCGCCGTTGACCAAACCGATACACTTTATTCATGAGTGATATCGAACTTGCCGAAGTTGAAAGCTTTGCCTTGGATCACACCAAGGTCAAGGCGCCTTATGTCCGCAAGATTGGTGTGGAACGCGGCCCAAAGGGCGACGCCATCACCAACTATGACATCCGTTTTGTGCAGCCTAACCACGGTGAAATCCCTACCGCAGGACTGCACACCATCGAGCACACCATGGCTGGGCTGTTGCGCACCCGCATTGATGGCCTGATCGATTTCTCACCGTTTGGTTGCCGAACCGGTTTCCATATGATCCTTTGGGGCGAGCCAGAGCCGGCCGAGGTCGCCGCAGCAGTGAAAAGCTCGCTGGAGGACATCGCCGAGCGCATTACTTGGGAAGACGTTCCGGGTACCGAAGCCAAGAGCTGCGGCAACTACCGGGACCACTCGCTGCATTCCGCGCGCGAGTGGGCCAAGGTGATTCTTGAGCAGGGCATTAGCCTGGACGCCTTCAAGCGTTCAAAGCTCGCCTAGGCCGACTCAGGGGGACAAATGACCTCGCGTTTCACTTTTGAAGTGCGAGGTCATTGGCTTTTGAGACACAAAGGCTCGAAGCGCCGAGGGCGTCTCAGCAAAACCATATCTGTCCTAGGTAGCATGATTGATATGCGCAAAGTTCTTTCCACAGCCGCCGTTGTCGCGTTCATTATTTGTTCAACCAGCGGATGTGCAGATCTGGACTCGGCGCGCACCACGACCATTGGCGACGCCTGCCAAAAGGCGATACAAGAGCAAAACGAAGCGTGGTCGGATCACGACGCTTCGGAAGAGAAAATCCGGGAAGCCGAAACCAAGGGACTGAACGAGTGCAAGGACTTGGATGAGTGGAGCACGGCGGTTTCGTACAATCCGGGTTCCGTGGGCTACGAGGAATTGAGCCTCGAAGAAGCCGCGAACTCAATTTATCTCGCTTGCTCGTCGGTGGATGCCGAACGCAGCACCCCGGTGTGCGCCGATGCCGGCCAGCGCGGGTACCTCGACGAATCCTAGGATCGGTTCTTCGATTTTTGGTTTCCTCCCTGCTGCGCAAGCCACGCCGAACAGTTCATCGACCGGGTGCTCTGCAGGCTGCGACAAGCCGGCGTCTGCGATCCATCGACCTTGGATGTACTGCGCGCTGATCTCGATGAGATCGGGAACGAGAATTGCCTTGAACCGCAGCGCCCGTCGTGTGATGCCCGGAGAATTGAGCCTTGGCGACTGAGTGGACTGTTGCCCTACGCCAACGGTTCTGTGGGAGAATGAGGGCAATGTTCCGGGCCTCAGGTTGGCTCAACACTAAAGATTTAAGGACGTATTTCGTGGCCATGATTCCATTGCCGTTGCATTCGGTGGAGACAACTCAGTTCTCTCCGATCGACCCGGCGGACCCCACGCTGGTTCACCGCGGCGAAGGCGGCTCGGAAGTCCGGCGAAGCATTCTGCCCGGCGGCGTTCGCGTGCTCACCGAAGCCATGCCCGGGCAACGATCCACTACCGTCGGTTTTTGGGTGCCAGTAGGCTCGCGCGACGAAGAAGCCGGACACTACGGTTCCACTCACTTCCTTGAGCACTTGCTGTTCAAGGGCACCAAAAAGCGCTCGGCCTTGGATATTGCCCAGTCCTTCGACGCCGTTGGCGGCGAATCCAATGCCGCAACGGCGAAGGAATCCACCTGCTACTACGCCCGCGTGCTGGATACCGATCTGCCAATGGCCCTGGATGTCATCGCCGACATGGTGACCTCCGCAGTCATCGATCCCCAGGAGCTGGAGCAGGAGCGCGGGGTGATCATCGAAGAACTCGCGATGGATGCTGATGACGCCACCGACGTCGCCCACGAACGATTCGTAGCACGGGTCTTGGGCGATCACCCTCTGGGGCGCCCTATCGGCGGCACCCCCGATGAAATCAACAAGATCAGCCGTGAAGCGGTGATGGAACACTACCGGGCCCACTACCGCCCCAGCGAACTCATCATCACCGCAGCCGGGTCGCTGGAACATGAGAAATTGTGCTCCATGGTGCTCAACGCCCTGAGCGAAGCCGGCTGGGAACTGGACCCGCTGGCAGTACCGCAGCCACGCCGCGGGGAAGAGCCAGCGCAGATTACCTCCAAGGCCGGGATCGAAGTGATCAATCGGCCAGTAGAGCAGGCGAATATCATCATGGGTTGCGCTGGCATCACCGGCCATGATGATCGCCGGCAGGTGCTAGCAGTGCTCAACGCTGTTCTGGGTGGCGGCATGAGCTCGCGCTTGTTCCAGGAAATCCGCGAGAAGCGCGGACTGGTGTACTCCACCTATTCGTTCTCGGCAGCCTATACAGACGCTGGATACTTCGGCATGTACGCCGGATGCGCGCCCTCCAAGGCCGCAGAGGTCATCACCTTGCTTGGTGCCGAACTCGACAGACTCGCCAGCGATGGCATCACCGAGCAGGAACTGACCCAGGCCAAGGGGCAGCTGGCTGGCGGCACCGTGCTCGCCCTCGAAGATCCCGGAAGCCGCATGTCCCGACTGGGACGGGCCGAGATGGTGACCGGCGAGTTCCAAGACATCGATGAAGCGCTGGATCGAGTCAATGCCGTGACCACGAAGCAGGTGCAGGAGCTCGCTCAAGAATTGGCCGCCAGGGACCGAGTGATCACCGTGGTCGGTCCTTTCGCAAACGAAGCGGCTCTCGGACTGTAGCCGAAACCAGTACGGGGTGGCATCCCACAGACGATGCCATCCCGCCGTGGATTAAAGATCCGGACCGCCCATATGGCGTCGTCGATCATCTTCGCAAGCTCTGGGGCATGCAAGAAATTGAAGCTGTGGGCCCATGATCCATGGTGGTGAGCTTCGCGTGTTCAACGCCAGCAAAATCGCCTTGACTGAATTCAGCTCGTTGGGAAAGCCCGGAGCAATCGGCGAGCCTGCCGGAATAGCGTCGCCTCCCGATCGTTGACCGCGAGTGCTGCAATAGGCAGGTGCTTTACCAGAGCGAGCCATGTTCGAGCTAGTTCGGTAGAGACTTGTGCCCCCAGAGGATGCCCCAGCACAATCGCATGGGCCACTTTCAGTTCACGCAAGGCCAGTGCATCCTTGTGGGCGAAACGAGCTACCGTGACAGGCCGGTCATCATCAAGTTTCGTGCCATGGCCGGGAAGATCCGGAACGCGCACTCGGTATTTCTTTGCCAGAATATTGGCCAGTGGAGTGAAGTATCGGTGGGAGGCACCCAAACCATGAATGAGTGCGACCTCCGGTCCTTGGCCCTGCGATGCGCACCGACAAGCGTGTAATTCAAGTTTCAGGCCGATGCCCGAAATGTTCGTGGCGCACGGTGGCCCTTCATTGCGCCCATCGTGCGCTCAACCAGATGCTCGTTGCTGAATCTGCGCAAGAGAAAAGCGGATCGGGAGAACAAGCCTATTTAGCCAAACCCGTGGTGTGCTGGTTGATAGCCGAGCGCAGATCTTCCGGGAAGAGCTCCTCAACGTCCTTCTGGTAATTCTTGCCCTCGTCTGGGCGGCGAAGGTCTTCGCCATCGAGTCGGAACGGGAAGGCATCCACTTGAGCAGCCGCATCAGAGGCGCTCTCGCTTGTTGGAGCGCACGTGGCCCAGCCGTAAGTCGTGGAACCTTCAATGCGGAAGACTTCAACTTGGCAGGAAGCGGACTCTAGGACTGTCCCATGTGCCTGAACGATGTTGACAACGTCTGCCAGCTCTTGATCCGACAGGGAGATAGGTTCGTTGCCTGAACCGCACGATGTCACGGCAAGACCCATGGCCAGCATGACACTGATGCCCAGACTGAAACGCCCAATTTTCTGACCCATGGCCCTGCTAACTACTTGGAGACTCCTGGAATTTATTTTTCCCCGTGTCCTCAGGCAATACAAGCCGGACTGGCCGTAGCGCGATGAGGTATTCAAAAATAGCGGATTGATGTTGGAGTTGCGTTGAGTCAAACAGGGCGGATTTCACGTCATCGTTGGCAAGGAGGAACCCGGAGGAACGATAGGCTTAACCCCATGAGTGCACAGATCAAGGTGGCCGTGCTCGGTGCGGCCGGACGAATGGGAGCTGAAGCGGTCAAGGCTGTTTCCGAAGCTCCCGATATGGAGTTGGTGGCCAGCCTGGGCCGAGGCGATGACCTCGCTCAAATTCTCGAAGCAGGGGCAACCCACGTGGTTGACCTTTCGGTCCCTGCCGCTACTGAAGCCAACGTCCGGTTCGCAGTGGAAAACGGTCTTCACGCAGTGGTCGGAACAACCGGTTGGGATGATGACCGTCGAGCCGAGCTCGATTCGCTGCTCAATGAGCACCCAGAAGCCGGTGTCTTGATTGCACCCAATTTCGCTTTGGGGTCCGTGCTGGCCAGCGCTTTCGCAGCGACTGCGTCGAAATATTTTGAATCCGTGGAAATCATCGAGCTGCATCATCCGAACAAGGTCGACGCGCCTAGCGGTACTGCGGTGCGCACCGCAGAGCTTGTTGCCAAGTCTCGTGAAGCAGCCGGCGTCCCTGCCAGCCCGGATGCCACGGAAACCCAATTGGATGGAGCCCGCGGCTCGGTCGTCGATGGAATCCACGTTCACTCCGTGCGACTGCGCGGCCTGGTGGCGCACCAGGAAGTCCTCCTTGGCGGCCCCGGGGAGCAACTGACCCTGCGGCATGATTCCTTTGACCGCGCCTCCTTCATGCCTGGTGTCCTCTTGGGCTTGCGCACGGTGGCGTCGCGTCCTGGGCTTACCTATGGGTTGGACGGCTATCTGGAGCTTGGCCAGTGAAAACCAAACTCTGGGTCTGCGGAATCCTGCTGCTTTTTGCACTGTACATCGGCATGACTTTCACCCAGGCCGTCCGTTTCTTGAGCACCGGCGAACTGATCGCCCAGGTCATGGGAGTGGCCATTTTGGTGATTCCGGCCTTTTGCACATGGGTTTTGATTCGCGAAGTTCTCTTCGGGCTGCGCACCGAAAAGATGGGCAAGTCCCTTGCCGCCGCCGGTGAGCTCCCGATGGACCTGCCTCGGATGCCTTCGGGACGTTTTGTTCGAGCAGCCGCTGATGAGGATTTTCCAAACCACCAGCGCGACGTGGAAGAGAACCCGGAATCCTGGAAGTCCTGGTATCGATTGGCGTTGGCCTATGAGGCCTGCGGCGATAAGACCCGGGCTCGCAAATCCATGCGCACCGCGATCCGCTACTGGCTGCAGGACACGAAGGTCAACGGCTAGAGGATCTGAAACTCGAATCAAGCAAAGTGGCCAGGTACCCCTCGGGGCCTGGCCACTTCTGCATTTGGTATTGATCATTGTGTGCAGTGCGCTGCACCGAGCATTCTAGAAGCGCGCTTTCCTCAGGAAGTTGTAGCCGACCTCTGCCGTTTGAAGGGGAGTGACGTCTGGCTGGTCGTTCTCGACAATGAATTCCTTGGGGCGATGAGCCGCAAAGATTCGCGAGAAGTCGATGGCTCCCGTGCCCAGGTCCGCGAAGCCGCCAGCGAGGTCCCGATCCTTGACGTGGTATTGCAAGGTTTGCTGCGGAGCCTGGGCGATCGTGTCGATGGCGAACTGAATTGGGTCGGTAGCCCCAACGCCTACACCAGCAGTTACGGCCCAGTACAAGTCGACTTCGAGGTGGACCAGATTTGGATCCAGTCGACTGGTGAAAATATCCCATGGGGTTTCGCCGTTGCCAAGGTCCGTGGTGAATTCGTGTGCATGGTTGTGGTAGCCGTATTTCAAGCCGGCGCTCTTGGCTGCCGCCGCTTCAACATTCATTTGATCTGCCCAACGACGCCAATCGTCGCCGTTGCTGGAAACAAGGTACGGAACGTTGATGTATTTCTGCCCCAGGGTGAGGGCATCAGATAGCTTGGCATCAAGCGCTGCCGCGGAGTCGGTGATTCCTGTGTGGCTGGATGAAGGTGTGATCCCAAGCGAGTCCAGCGTTGCACGAAGTTCTTTGGCGCTGCGTCCATAGAATCCAGCTAGCTCAACCTTGGTGTAGCCGTAATCGGCAAGGGCCTTGAAAGTCCGATCAACTCCTGCACCATTCATGATGGAGCGAAGGGTGTACAGCTGGATACTGATCTGCCCCGGTGGCACGGGACGACGGCCGACAGGTGAAGCGGTGGCAGGGGCCATTCCCATGCCCGCCAACCCCATGGTGGCACCCAACGCTGCAGCGCCGGCGAGGAAGCCGCGTCGGCCTACTTCCTTTTGTTCGAGGGAGCGCTTGAGAGCAGCAGAGCCATTAAAACCGAAGCACATAGTGACGCCTTTCTAGCGTGCGGTTAACGCTAGATGCAACCAGCATCAGCGCTTTCGTCATGTGACGCACACAACACTATTTTCGGACTCTGTTGCCTGTCAAGCAAAAGTTGTCGATTTTCGACGAAAGTTCGTCGATTTCCGATGCCTAGAGCGGTTTTCCCGCATTCACCAGTGAATCAATATGTTCTGGTGACATGGCATGATGAATCGCAAGCATGCAAGCGCCCAGAACGCCTGCATCAAGTCCGGAGCCTGACTGCACGATTCGCAGATGCTGGGTTGCAACGGGTATGGCTCGCGAGTAAACCATTTCGCGAATTCCTGCAATGAAGTGCTCGCCGGTAAGAGTCATTGAGCCACCGATAACGATTACCGAGGGATTGATGAGGCTAATGCAGGAGGACAGTACCTCGCCTACATCGCGCCCGGCCTGCCGGACTGCCTGGACGGCCTGCGCGTTTCCTGATTTGACCAACTTGATTACGTCTTCGCTGGTATTCGCTTCATGGCCCTGAGCTCGTAATTTTGCTGCCACTGCGGGGCCCGAAGCGACGGCCTCTAAGCAATCCAGATTTCCACAATGGCAGGGGGCTCCGGTCCCGTTATGAATCCGAATATGGCCGATGTCGCCGGCAACACCGTCGGCGCCACGTTGCAATCGGCCGCTGGAAATAATCCCCGAACCGATGCCGGTGGCAATTTTGACGAAGAGCATGTTGTCCACGTCTGGCCATGACGCGTTGCGTTCTCCCAAGGCCATGATATTGACGTCGTTATCCACCAGAACGGGGACATGAAACTGTTCTTTGAGCAGTCCTGGAACATCGAAACCATTCCATCCAGGCATGATGGGGGGATTAAATGGACGGCCGGTACGGTGTTCAACCGGACCAGGCACGCCAACGCCGACGGACAGCAGGTCGTCCAGCGAATGCGCCGATTCCTTGAGTAGTTTCTTTCCGAGCTTGACCGCCGCTTCCAAGACAGTTTCAGGTCCTTTGGAGACCTCGATGGACTGGCCGCCTTCTTTTATTCGGTGGCCCAGCAGGTCTGTAAGGGCAACTCGTACGTGCGAGGCGCCAATATCGATACCTAGCACGACTTTGCTACCAGACTTCAGTGCAATCCGGGTGGAGGGGCGACCACCGGTCGAGACCGCGTCATCTACATATCCTACGAGGCCAATATCCATGAGGGCTTCGATTCGAAGGGTTACCGTCGAGCGGGCCAAGCCCATGGCATCGGCAAGTTCGGTTCGCGTACGGGGGCGGCCGTCTCGCAGAAGTTGGAATAGCTCGCTGGCGCCTGAGCCGCTCAGGCCACTGAAGTTGCTTATGTCATTCATCGACTCATTACACCATACAAATCGACACAACTGTGTCCTGAGCACGCCATTGACTGAATTTCACGTCCTATTCCAAGACTGCCTGGGAACACCAGTGAAAAAGCACCGTTTACGCGGTCCAGACTTCGCAAGCTGTCGCAGCCCGTTGGGCAAGCACAGGCAGCGGGCCCAGTACGGGTCGAAGGATTCTCGATCTTGATCCTGGGCCCGCCGGCACTGCGTAATCACGGATTCGCAAGGGGGATGAAGTTGGCATACATGTCGCGAGGCTCCACTGAATGAGGAGAGGTTACTACTACGCCGAGGGTTGTTTCCTTGCACTACGTGCCTTGCGTGACGCAAAACGCTGCTGGAGCAAGACCGCGAGCACAATGATGGCGCCCTTGGCCAAAGCCTGGACAGAGGTGTCCATGTTGTTCTGGGTAAACACATTGGTCAGTGTGCTGAATATCAGAACACCAATGACAGTCCCGATGATGGTTCCACGGCCGCCGATGAGCAGTGTTCCACCGACTACGACAGCCGCGATCGCGTCAAGCTCATAGAGGTAGCCATGCGTTGAAGTACCCGAAGTTGTGCGCCCCATCATCATCACTCCGGCGATACCGGCGGTGATACCAACAAGTACGTAAAGGGAGACAATATGCCTTTTGACTTTAATACCTGCCAAACGGGAGGCTTCCAAATTTCCACCGATGGCGACGGTCCGCCGGCCAAAGGTCGTGCGGTTCAGGAGGAACCAACCTGCTGCAGCCGTTACTGCAAAGATCCAGACGAGTACAGGAATTCCCAGGAAATCTGCCCGCATGAATTTGGTGAAGTCGGTGTTCGTCACCAACAGGGTACGGCGTTCCGAGATGATCTCAGCTAGTCCGCGTGCGGCAACAAGCGTCGCCAGAGTAGCAATGAAGGCCACAACGTTGCCGTAGGCGATGACCACTCCGTTGATGAGTCCGGCCAATGCGCCTACCAGAAGGGCGGCGAGAACCATAAGGAGCCATGTGGATTCGGAGGCTGCAGCTTGTACAGCGGTGAGGCTGCCGACAACGGAGGTCAGACCCAGGACCGACCCCACGGAGAGGTCGATACCGCCGGCCGTAATCACGAAGGTGACCCCGATGCTCAACACGCCGATGATCGAAGCATGCCGCAAAATGACAAGCAAATTTTCGGATGAAGCGAACCTGTCGCCACTGGTGATAATGCCGATCAGTACCAGTACCACCAGTGCTACAACTAGGCCCAGGCTGCGCCCTGCCGCACCGTGGAGCAGAAACTGCGCTATCCCACCGGATTCGGCAGAGCCATCGGCGCCCTTGGTTGATGCCGAAGCCGGCTGGTCTTGTGGTTGCTGAGCGACCTGCGCCTCTTGCTTGCTCACGCGGCACTTCCCTTCATGACTAGGTCGAGCACACCGTGCTCGTCAATTTCGGTTGCTGTTTTCTGGGCCAGGACCTGACCGTTATCAATGACCAAGACATTATTTGAGAGACCAAGAACCTCTTCAATCTCGCTGGAAATGATAATGATGGCCGTCCCGGCATCGGCCAGTCGCCGGATGAGTGTATAGATTTCTGCACGAGCTCCCACATCAACGCCCCGAGTAGGCTCATCGAGTAGCAGGACGGTCGTACCGTGCACCAGCCAACGGGCCAATAGGATTTTTTGTTGGTTTCCGCCAGAAAGGGTTCTCGCGGGTCGCTGCGGGTCGGCTGGACGGAGTTCCAGGGCATCAATTTGCTCGAGGGCTGCCCGCCGCTCTGCCGCTTCATCCAGTAATCCGGTGCGCGCGAAACGCTCGAAGGTGGATAGCGTGACATTTTTATAGATAGGTTCATCCAGGATGAGCCCCTGGCTCTTTCGCTCTTCCGGCGACAAACCGATTCCTGCATCCACGGCCGAAGCGACGGATCCAGGCACGAGTTGTTTGCCGTTGACCGACACCTGTCCAGAGGTAGCTTTGCGTGCTCCATAGATGGTTTCGATAATTTCCGATCGCTGTGATCCGACAAGGCCAGCAAAGCCAAGGATTTCACCAGCTCGCACGTCAAAACTGAGCTTTTCGAAATGACCTGCAAGTTCTAGATCGGCAACTTCCAGAACCACTTGAGCATCGGCTGCCAGAGAGGCACGTTCCGGGAAGGCATTTGCGACATCGCGGCCGGTCATTCTGCGAATCAGTTCAGCCTTCGGAGTTTGCTCAACATCAAGATTATTGGCGGTACTTTGACCGTCCTTGATTACCGAAATTCGGTCGCCGATTTCTCGGATCTCTTCCAGACGATGAGAAATGTAGACCACCGCGATGCCTTGTGACGTCAGTTCGCGTACCACTCTGAACAAATTCTGCACTTCGCCAGCATCAAGAATGGCGCTAGGTTCATCCATAATGATCAGCTTCGTGTCTCGCGACAGAGCCCGAGCCATACTCACGATTTGCTTATTGGCCGCCGAGAGGGAACCAACTTCGCGTGATGGGGATAGCTTGCCGTGGCCCAGCCTTTGCAAGAGCGACCGGGCTATTGAGTTGGCCTTCTTGACGTGCAGAACACCACCGGTTGCCTGTTC
This window contains:
- a CDS encoding short-chain fatty acid transporter; translated protein: MSVPTAKHGGTAASRAMRPINSLVEKFIPSALVFAIALTFFVAILALIATDSSPALIVQSWGDGLSGLLSFITQMALVLMLGFILANTRPVRKMLRALSSIPKTALASYIFVFLVAAIASLITWGLGLVVGGLLAREVAAQARARNVRVHFPLLVASGFAGFVIWHMGYSGSGPLTAATPDSFIAKQLGAPLPISETIFAPWNLIAIVATIVLVGLALYLVAPRGHDEIHELRTDAREKLVDLDDEVSTPADRVDASRLPTLLLGLMLLAYLVIHFAKGGTLTLDIVNWSFLCLILLLVRNPFELMALTKHSASNVGEILLQFPLYAGILGIMTGTGLIEAISEVMIAVSTPQTFGLLAFLSAGVVNFFVPSGGGQFAVQAPIMLTAAAELGVDPSIPIMAVAYGDQWTNMIQPFWALPLLAIAGLKMRDILGYTTIVLIASGIVFAATMVVVSR
- a CDS encoding purine-nucleoside phosphorylase, which translates into the protein MSEQKSLLVFAHADEAVAFADVDHLISGVGKINASVALAGAIADGNIKNVIVLGTAGVVGHAGEDRPSLDTIYQVTKLIQHDFPLPSADVDPTGEVLLEDYQVTMATGDVFVSDDRQRAHVKSLGASLVDMEGYAYASVCQRFDVPLQIFKIPSDYADDSASIDEWDDIAKAKSVQLREFYDEHLR
- a CDS encoding S-ribosylhomocysteine lyase; its protein translation is MSDIELAEVESFALDHTKVKAPYVRKIGVERGPKGDAITNYDIRFVQPNHGEIPTAGLHTIEHTMAGLLRTRIDGLIDFSPFGCRTGFHMILWGEPEPAEVAAAVKSSLEDIAERITWEDVPGTEAKSCGNYRDHSLHSAREWAKVILEQGISLDAFKRSKLA
- a CDS encoding M16 family metallopeptidase, yielding MAMIPLPLHSVETTQFSPIDPADPTLVHRGEGGSEVRRSILPGGVRVLTEAMPGQRSTTVGFWVPVGSRDEEAGHYGSTHFLEHLLFKGTKKRSALDIAQSFDAVGGESNAATAKESTCYYARVLDTDLPMALDVIADMVTSAVIDPQELEQERGVIIEELAMDADDATDVAHERFVARVLGDHPLGRPIGGTPDEINKISREAVMEHYRAHYRPSELIITAAGSLEHEKLCSMVLNALSEAGWELDPLAVPQPRRGEEPAQITSKAGIEVINRPVEQANIIMGCAGITGHDDRRQVLAVLNAVLGGGMSSRLFQEIREKRGLVYSTYSFSAAYTDAGYFGMYAGCAPSKAAEVITLLGAELDRLASDGITEQELTQAKGQLAGGTVLALEDPGSRMSRLGRAEMVTGEFQDIDEALDRVNAVTTKQVQELAQELAARDRVITVVGPFANEAALGL
- a CDS encoding alpha/beta fold hydrolase, whose product is MGASHRYFTPLANILAKKYRVRVPDLPGHGTKLDDDRPVTVARFAHKDALALRELKVAHAIVLGHPLGAQVSTELARTWLALVKHLPIAALAVNDREATLFRQARRLLRAFPTS
- the dapB gene encoding 4-hydroxy-tetrahydrodipicolinate reductase — translated: MSAQIKVAVLGAAGRMGAEAVKAVSEAPDMELVASLGRGDDLAQILEAGATHVVDLSVPAATEANVRFAVENGLHAVVGTTGWDDDRRAELDSLLNEHPEAGVLIAPNFALGSVLASAFAATASKYFESVEIIELHHPNKVDAPSGTAVRTAELVAKSREAAGVPASPDATETQLDGARGSVVDGIHVHSVRLRGLVAHQEVLLGGPGEQLTLRHDSFDRASFMPGVLLGLRTVASRPGLTYGLDGYLELGQ
- a CDS encoding tetratricopeptide repeat protein; amino-acid sequence: MKTKLWVCGILLLFALYIGMTFTQAVRFLSTGELIAQVMGVAILVIPAFCTWVLIREVLFGLRTEKMGKSLAAAGELPMDLPRMPSGRFVRAAADEDFPNHQRDVEENPESWKSWYRLALAYEACGDKTRARKSMRTAIRYWLQDTKVNG
- a CDS encoding sugar phosphate isomerase/epimerase family protein, whose amino-acid sequence is MCFGFNGSAALKRSLEQKEVGRRGFLAGAAALGATMGLAGMGMAPATASPVGRRPVPPGQISIQLYTLRSIMNGAGVDRTFKALADYGYTKVELAGFYGRSAKELRATLDSLGITPSSSHTGITDSAAALDAKLSDALTLGQKYINVPYLVSSNGDDWRRWADQMNVEAAAAKSAGLKYGYHNHAHEFTTDLGNGETPWDIFTSRLDPNLVHLEVDLYWAVTAGVGVGATDPIQFAIDTIAQAPQQTLQYHVKDRDLAGGFADLGTGAIDFSRIFAAHRPKEFIVENDQPDVTPLQTAEVGYNFLRKARF
- a CDS encoding ROK family transcriptional regulator, with amino-acid sequence MNDISNFSGLSGSGASELFQLLRDGRPRTRTELADAMGLARSTVTLRIEALMDIGLVGYVDDAVSTGGRPSTRIALKSGSKVVLGIDIGASHVRVALTDLLGHRIKEGGQSIEVSKGPETVLEAAVKLGKKLLKESAHSLDDLLSVGVGVPGPVEHRTGRPFNPPIMPGWNGFDVPGLLKEQFHVPVLVDNDVNIMALGERNASWPDVDNMLFVKIATGIGSGIISSGRLQRGADGVAGDIGHIRIHNGTGAPCHCGNLDCLEAVASGPAVAAKLRAQGHEANTSEDVIKLVKSGNAQAVQAVRQAGRDVGEVLSSCISLINPSVIVIGGSMTLTGEHFIAGIREMVYSRAIPVATQHLRIVQSGSGLDAGVLGACMLAIHHAMSPEHIDSLVNAGKPL
- a CDS encoding ABC transporter permease, whose product is MSKQEAQVAQQPQDQPASASTKGADGSAESGGIAQFLLHGAAGRSLGLVVALVVLVLIGIITSGDRFASSENLLVILRHASIIGVLSIGVTFVITAGGIDLSVGSVLGLTSVVGSLTAVQAAASESTWLLMVLAALLVGALAGLINGVVIAYGNVVAFIATLATLVAARGLAEIISERRTLLVTNTDFTKFMRADFLGIPVLVWIFAVTAAAGWFLLNRTTFGRRTVAIGGNLEASRLAGIKVKRHIVSLYVLVGITAGIAGVMMMGRTTSGTSTHGYLYELDAIAAVVVGGTLLIGGRGTIIGTVIGVLIFSTLTNVFTQNNMDTSVQALAKGAIIVLAVLLQQRFASRKARSARKQPSA